aataaatagactaaaaattttagaaattaaaatttattaatttaaacataattatatataaattatttaaaaaaattattttaaaatttttaagaattattgtaatatttaaaaaaaattatatttattttagggattaatttattcaaattgtattaagaattatttgttatattataaaatttaaaacaataagTGTCCAACTTTAAAAAGGTGAATTTCCAGGATTACACTCAAGTCTTGATTCTTAATTCTTTCTCCCAATCTTTTCCCAGCTAAGAGCCGGTTCCAGAAAAGGCGAACTCAttaagagaaagagaaagagaaaggggAAGAGGAAGATGACGCTGGACGATGATAGTTCCATCTACGTTGGGGGTCTTCCCTACGACGCTTCCGAACAAACTATCCGCTCTGTCTTTCATTTATATGGCGCCATCCTTGATGTTAAGGTCTctctccctcaatttttaggGTTTCTTTCACATTCATATTTTTCTGATTCCATTCACCAGTAGCAAATTGCGCCAATTCGGTTCCCGTTTTCACgctcaagttttttttttcttttaccaGATTATCAACGAGCACAGGGGCAAGTGCTATTGCTTTGTTACTTTCACGAATACTAGGTCAGCAATTAATGCCATCAACGACATGAATGGCAGGGTATGCACTTTCTCTTAAATAAATGCACCTTCTATGTTTCGTTCTCAGTGTTTTCTAGTGTACCAATGTGAAAGGAAACTGTAGCAGTACTGGTTATATTGTTGTGTTCTAGAGTTGTAGACCTTTGATACTGTGATGCTCTGTATCAGACCATTGATGGGCGTGTCATTAAAGTGAATGGGGTGAGGACTCGTGGTGGGAGATCAAATTTCGGTAGTAGAGAGCGATATCATCATGCTGGTGAGAGGGATGTCGACTGGGATAGAGATAGAGACCGAGGCTATGATCACGATAGGGATGGATACAGGAATAGGAACGGCCATTGGCCTCGAGAACGCGATAGGTCTCGAGACCCTGACCAGGATAGGGATAGAAGAGTTGAGCATATGCATGATCGTCATCATGATGATCATGCCGGAGAAGCTTCCCTAGATAAAGGTTGGAGTCGAGGGGATGACCGTGCAGGAAACGGACAAGATAATGGCAGGGCATATAGTGAAGATATGGATGGAGACCACAGCTTTGATTTGAATACAGACAGGAGGATGGATACCAGTGATCGTGATAAGATTTTTGACGAAGATAAAAATGAACAGTCAAGGAGAAACAACGAGTATGATGTTCTCCATCCTTTTCCAGTGACATCATTTGATTTTTTTACTAATCTAGTGGTCGACAGATTGATGAGAGATAGCCTTAATTTATTTATGTTGTATGCACCTTCCTGTCTCCTGACTTATTGATGGTTTTCCTGCAGTTTGAATGTTAATAACCATCATCACATGCATCTTTCATCAGATTCAAATGGCAATCATAGTGATCAGGTAAGTTGAGCATTCTATGAATTGTTTAGATAGACTGATGCCCTGTTGCGATGTGTGTTTTTATCCaactttttcttgtttatgtGGACTTCAggtagaagatgaattaaagCAATCAACTGAACAACTTGATCAACTGAAAAAGGAGGTTTGTAATCTTGTTAGAACAAAaactagagagagagagagagagaagggggggggggggggggaggggaTCATTGAAATTTGTCTAATGATAAAGTCAAATCTTGTTTTGTGAACTATTGCATTTCTGGAGGTGCATGCTTATGCATACAAGGGCACTCCACAGATCACTATATGCTGAGTTAGGATATCATATACTTTAAAAGTCTTCCAACAAAGCCTTTTTCCGTTTTACATGCCATTGATTGATGATGCTGGAAAATGGAATTGCTTGGTTTTCAGGTGTCGCAAATGGGAGAGAGATTGGAAGAGAAAGACTTCTTGTCATGGACTTACAGAAGAAGTCTAGGGTACGGCTCTTCTAATTGTCTGTCTTTGATCATAAAATCTGTTGTATGTTTTGACACGATATTTTCCTACAGAAATTGGAGGAGGCACTGACTAACGCAAAGAAACACACTTCATATCGTCAAAAGCAGTTGACCAATGTAATAACTAGTTTATCTTAGAATACTTAGAATCTCATTTCTAACAAAATCTATGAATACTGTCTCTAATGTTGGGTTTGGGCAAATGATCTTCAGCTGCATAAATGTTTTGTACAAGTAAAAGAGTGCACCGAGAGGCTTAAAACCAGCGAAAAAGAACTTCAGGTTTGTGTTGTAGCACCATAGATTCCGAACTATATATGAACTGCAAATTATATCCTGTGTTTTCTGCATGTGATTTAATGAAATTTGACATTTTCTGGTTAATGTTAGAGAATAAGCCTAGCACACACTATCTCACGTTTACAACAATATAATGTTGAgtaaattcttttgtttttcaggCTATAGTGGATGCATCATCAATGTTAGAGAATGATGGTGATGGTGTTGGCTTTCAGGATGGACAACTCGCAAATGGCAGATACTAAATTGTAATTTATCATTTGAGGTTCAGTTTGGGATCGATATAGCTCATAACAATGCATCCCtttattatgaatttatttatagTGGATATAGAGAGGGAAAAAAAATTGGGGGTCATCAGGACTCGAGATAGATTACAGTTTTCTcttatttaattgaaaaaatggAGCAGTTTTCATTTGTAACTCTACTGTCTTTACCAAATAGTAtacttcttttttttgtgtatttttcattttttttgggCTTGGTGTTTTTCATTTCTTGGTCGCATGGTATTGTTAAATGGGTCGGATGCAATGTGAGCTGTTATTGGACTGGGCATGTCTGCTCTACTGGATTGGATtgatccaaaaacaactaaaaagactgaagaaaaatatcaacaacaacaaaaacgCCTTATCTATCTAAGTGAGGTCGGTTACATGAATCAAAAGATATTCCGCAATTAACAGAGGCTGTAGGTGATTCCAAGGTGAAAAAGCTCAATTTGATTATCGGAAATGGATCCCTCAAAGTCCGTGTGCCATGAAGCGGCGTTAGAGTTAGGCGGCACCTCTGTTTCAGGAAGTCATCCTCGTGTTTCAGCGTTCTTTGATTAGCTCAGAATCAGAGCTCATGTGAGAACGGTCCAACATCTTCTCTCTGGCATCCTCTAGCGGTGTCATCTCTTCCCAAGTTGGCAGAAGCAAGCGTCGCGCCGCAGAGGGTCTTCTCTTGCGTGTCACATGTATTAGGAttaggggggggggggggggggggggggggtcaAATTAAAAGGGAGATGGTGGTTGTTGtggttttcaatttgctttctTCTGGGTTTGTTCCCAGTGTCCAACCCGGTCCtcgacaaaaaaaaaatctacatCATTGCGTTCTATCATGTATTTTACAGGAAAATTGTTGATACATAGATATTCTTTGACCATCTCATGTATAATCTTTTTAGGTCTTTTATTAACTATGCACTTTCTATCTCATCTACCTTTTTTTTATACatattcaaaatatcaatgacgaaattctactattttttttacaattggCGCTATTTCAACTTTTTCTGCTGTATCTTTATTCTATATTTTGTCCATACTTGAATTGGTTTAAGGGTTGGTTTACTAATCCATTTAAACAAGTGTTAATGATTTGAAACTTATTTTGTATATaagcaatttatttgctaacaacaaattcttaaataaaactctaatttacGACAAATTAGTCCTATTAAATTAAGAAATATTGtgaaaaatcgaaaaaaacaaattcattcattcattgcttACAATTAAACCTTGTTAATATGAAGTTTGGAAAGCCTCTTTACTATTTTggtttaaataaatttttgtttcttATAAGATATCTTATTACTtgtaaaatttttcttttaattttcttctaATAAAATTTGTGAATGTCTATTTCGTTtctgttaatttattttttttagtgcTCATAAAATAGGTCAAATACTGATATATTGCTTCTTGTCAtctatatattttaatttgttgcaTTTAACATaactatattatttataattagatGGTTTAAACATAAATGTggtataagtttttttttttttaagaggtCTCAAGTTCGAGCTTTATCTAATGTAATCTTGACAAAAAAGGAAATATTATGTGTGTGTGAGTGTGGTGTGTATGAGTGTGTAATCTAAAATTGGGAGTTATTCAATTCATTGaccaaacaaaaagaaaataattcgTATAAAACCTGTTTAACTAATGGACAACTAttaaagcaaaaacagaaaaagaaaaatccaataaaagtaaataagtagATAACTCTTTTACGGTGTTGGTGATGGTGGTACTTGATAAAATTTCAATTCAACTATTAATGCAtcatgttaattatttttattaagttgAAAATTTCAAAAGATATGCATGTTAACATGCTCTGGTGTTTTATTAATTGTTTTCATAGGTCAGTAGTCAAATTCGCTCCTGaatgattatttattttttaaattgatttttaaataattttttactcaTATTAATCTTTAAAAGATTAAAACGTAAGTTAATTCGGTCATTCTATCAATTAGATGATGACATATTAGTTTAGTGCCACATGACATAATAACATAGTATGTTAATGTCACGTGTCACAAGATCATTGGTTGACATATTAAGTCAGTGACACTTAGCATGCCACGTATCATTTAACATGTAAAGAAATTATTTATACTTAAAATAGTCTTTAAAAATACATAGGTaagtcatttttatttttaaaattttaaaaattaatcaaattagttttatatgaatttcttttatttttttataatattaaatttaaaatatttttttatattactaattgtaatattattttttagactttaataaataaaattctctttatataaaataataaaaataattaaattattgaaaatttattgtatcatttgtattttaaaattttatattttcaaattgtagttttttttatagtgaatttttttatttaaatgagtttattaaattattattaattatatatttaaaaatttaatattttaaatctcactaaataatatagtagtgattttaaaatttaaaattttagatcttttaaaattataatttttattattatttaatttatatcgTAGAActcaataattgaaaaatttattTGTGGAATTActtattgaattttaatattttaatatagtttttttaaaataattattatatttatttagtgagatctaaaatattaaaatatttaaaataactactGTTCATATCCTAACCCAATATTATGGTCCAGACCCAAGTAAGCCGAAAAAGACCCAATCCAAAGGTTGGTCTTTACCGCTTACCCGACctcctcaaagaggtcgggttTGACGAAAGCTGGCAAAtgacacttattcaaataagtaattGCTCCTAAAATCTCTCATCTACTTCTAGAAGAGATATATCTCAACAATTCTAAGATAAAAGGGCGGTTATCCACCTTCAGAAttggaactactccaacggtggttattggatcatcacctataaatacactgacacacTCAAGTAAAGCTAAGTTCCAATACACTCTAAACCTGCTTATCCCCTTGTTAACTTAGGCatcagagtgtctttgcaggtactaCCCTCTCATTTTCTCACATGCACAACTTAGATGGTAGCGCCCAGACGTAAAGTAAGTCGGAGACCACCCTCCCTCAGCGTTTGGATTTCTCATTCAAGGCCAACCATCTGGTTCTAGAAAAGTCCCGGAACAACTACCATATTTATTTAATGAgatccaaaaaattaaaatttttagtataGAATTAATAATAGTTTGATAAAAttgtttatataaaaaaaacttactacaaaaaaattagaacttgaaaataaaaatacatatgaGAAAATAACTATGtaacaatttaattatttttattattttatttgaaaaaaattttgattattaaagTGTAAAAATAATTAAGCTTAAAATGGCACTACAAGAAAAGAGAgttgttacggtaggtaaccggagattagtccaatggatggcgtttGGCGGCCCAAGTGAGTAATAGAGGAGGACTCCAAGCAGGttcgcaactcgggaggctccgtccgacttgtgctcgcgtgtgaatggggggtggtacctgcaaagacactccgatgcctaagttagcaagagtgtaagcaggtcttagagagtattggacttagagatacctgaggggtgtcagtgtatttataatggttagccaataaccaccgttggtgtagtgccgtatctttaggatggTAACCGTCCctattatcttggggaggttgagatatggctttatgaggcggttagagagattttaggggcggttactcatttgaatgagtgtttatctgccagctaatcccGCATCCGACCTCTTATGACCAAATCGTGGTTGATACCGACTTCTTGTGTGAAGGTCGGTACTTAGCTAGGCTCTAATCCTTTAGATTAGGCCTTTtgattggacctgggccttagtattgggccagggtatgaacagtgcccctacttgagcccaaattttctttaaagtttgggttcaagtattcaactcgggttcgtagtcgACTTGTTTGAAAGAATACGGATGGTgggaaccgacgtgattttcgcgacttttggtttctgacagttacgtcaattcaagcgtcgtgtccgttgagggatcatttagggattgagggctttggtaacagtgcagtctcattaatgactgcctcgctttttaccattatgccccttatcctttttataaattctttccctctctttccattttccgtttctgcaatctttcaaacttttcCTTATCTTGTTCGTACTGCATCCTTGCATTCGAAGACTTCTGTTCTTCTCCAACCTCCAttttcggataaaggttagttttgttttattcatgccatgctttatgtttgcatgttttgCGAGTAGATAGGTTGACCTGTAGATTCTAGTTTCGAATCTCTCTTCTTTAGTGGCCGtaatttttgattttctttttctttttcctttttgtaggttttctgccactttcttctttataaaaaatggcatctgtagacattctttctcagtgggttgacgatacggtccttggggaggaaccgttggttgacgctgagttcatcacccaccttcgtactcatcataggctctgtacttcagacgaggacgagcccaaatatgaactaataatcccgggtcctgaagaccgggtctgttttgggagagCTAATGAGgtggcccctcattttttcttcctgtatgaatgtatgatcacccgtttgggtgtttttcttcctttctctgaTTTCGAGATATCCGTCTTGCACCACTGTAaggttgcccctactcaactccaccccaattcatggggttttttgaagatttaccagtttataagccacgctctggactttccgacttccttgagaatcttcttctatcttttccatatgactaagccctttagtgggctaaacaacaaacaacaatgggtatccttccgagccattcaaggtcggaggattttcacccttttcgaCGAGTCTTTCCACgacttcaaaaatttcttcttcaaggtccaagccgtagagggtcaccacccctttttcctggacgagcattcctcccctcgctttcccctttattggCTGCCGGCCACCCCTTGTGAAAAGATCGGTCTAGATGACctagacgaggtggaggcggccattgtggggtttttccgagaagcatgggggagggccccatacttggatacGAGGAAAATCCTCCAGGGGACGTCGGTCTTTGTTCAATCTTGCataggtagtgcatgcatttCTTGTTTCCGAGTTGCATTTTATCGACTTGTATTTTACCGACTTGTGTTTTACCGGCTTGTAACTTGGTTGTTccttttgtagatatggcaaagaaaaatgctcaagaGTCCTACCAGCGGGTGCAGGAAGCCAAGGCAAAGTCCCGGGCTAGGTCCGGGGGTAAGGCGGTcgtctctcctcctcctcctcctcctagaAATGTGGGTACTCCCCCTCAACCTCTTATCATCTCTTCCTCCTCAAGTTTGACTCGACCACTCCCTTCTGCCCAACCGTTCTCCGAGCCAGAGAgtaagaagcgcaagacttcagagtctggccCTTCTTGGGAAGGTGGTGTTAGGGCGGAGGCTCTTGccttcgtccgaaagaacatctatccacTTATcaatatggatgatgtttctgttcggaaACACCTTGCCACTCTGGCCGAAGAAAGTTTTAGGGCGGCGGGAgtttgtggcaaacttttggacatGTTTGAGAAGACTCCTCTTAGCTCTCTGGGGACTTCCCCAAAGGTCGAGGAGCTGGAGGAGAGGCTTCTTATGTTTGAAAAACATCAGAAGGAGTTAAAGGAGGAGAGGGATAAGTTGAGGAAGGAGAGAGACGACCTCCGGAAGAAGGAGAGCGAGCTGCGAGCCCAATGTACTATGGAGGTAAATTTAAGGAAGGCAGCCCAGGAGAGTTAGCAAAGCCTATTTAAAGATATGGTGGAGGTGAAGAAGGATTTGCTGAACTCTCGGAATGCTTATGCTGActtggaggactctatcgccgatggcgccgaggagtcttggagaattttcctaGAGCAGGTCAGGGTTATAGcccccgacttggatctttctccattacatcctgacaaagtggtggttgatggcgccattgttgatccTCCTGTTCCCGAGGTCCTTTCAGAGTCAGACCtaaagactcgggggcagaggattatagagtctcctcctcattccaaagatgctccgagttcttcCACTCCTGCTCCGACTTCCTCTTCGGCTCCTCCTTCCAGCCCTGGTGATGTTCCTCATGGTGGTGGTGATTCCAAAAAATGACTTCTTTAattttatggctatatgggggcccggcctgtgggtccccccttttttaaacttctaTTTATTTGCTGGTGGTGTTGAACAATTTGCTTCTTGGCCTTTtgaggccgtaaacaaaatgaTCCGTgtccttttttggataagggtttttaacaaaataaacgCCCTTTTTtagataagggtttaagttaccttatgcgtgcacatgcttttctgttttggatATGCTTGATCTTTTCGGAAAAAACCTTTTGTTAGCTTGCATTGTTTTCTCGAGCCTTTTCGTGCAAAGGCTCGTATGCAACCTTTAAACTTCTTCTAGGTTTCTCAATCTCTTTTGTTTATCCTTTATACTCAACTTTGCTTTGGTGAgttttatgacttaggttatttttgcgatgcgtttttcttctactcggtgtTATATTCCGATCTGTGGATCGAAGCTTTCCGAGTTTCTCTACTCGGGATCACtttccgacttatgagtcgggttAGTTTCCGAGTTTTTACGACCGACTtgtataacctctttacaccgacttgtacctcgtcgttttatcctgacgaccatctaggtcggttcatgggatttttacgctttgtcgagcttaagtcggcgcgtttcgtagaaagacttagaaaaataaaggaggatattataagagatattatgaatgaaaaaagatctttattaattgggaaggtacctttttgctactaagggtcttgacagcatattttcccttagcccctactatgatgcctcgttaaaaacccctctccagaaaaaacccttttttggggaaaaaatcatgaagctgggaaaagagtacatcagggagtagagttcgcttctaactgtagtaccttttcatattacaagcatgccacgaccttggtaactCAGTGCCAtccaggtcggttactttataataacctttccctaacacttccttgattttgtatggccctttccaatttgcggcgagctttccatCTCCCGATTTGTTGACCCCAATGTCGTTTCTAATTAAGACCAGGTCATCTACGGcgaatgttcttcgaatgactttcttgttgtatctggtagtcatcctttgctttaatgctgcttctcttatctgggcattctctcggacttcggggagcaagtcaagctcctctttgtgcccctgtacatttccgacctcatcatggaaaattacccttgggctttgctcactgatttctataggaatcattgcttctacgccataaactagtcggaagggtgtttctcctgtggcggattggggggtcgtcctataagcccatagcacttgggggagctcgtcagtccaagctccctttgcttcctgtaatctcttcttcagtcctgccagtatgactttgttagctgcctcggcttgcccattggcttgtgggtgttctaccgaggtgaattgatgtttgattttcatactggctaccaAACTTCTGAAGGTGGCGTCGGTGAACTGAGTtccattatctgtggtgatggaataaggtattccataccttgtgataatgtttttgtagaggaacctgcga
Above is a genomic segment from Arachis stenosperma cultivar V10309 chromosome 1, arast.V10309.gnm1.PFL2, whole genome shotgun sequence containing:
- the LOC130934852 gene encoding uncharacterized protein LOC130934852, yielding MTLDDDSSIYVGGLPYDASEQTIRSVFHLYGAILDVKIINEHRGKCYCFVTFTNTRSAINAINDMNGRTIDGRVIKVNGVRTRGGRSNFGSRERYHHAGERDVDWDRDRDRGYDHDRDGYRNRNGHWPRERDRSRDPDQDRDRRVEHMHDRHHDDHAGEASLDKGWSRGDDRAGNGQDNGRAYSEDMDGDHSFDLNTDRRMDTSDRDKIFDEDKNEQSRRNNDLNVNNHHHMHLSSDSNGNHSDQVEDELKQSTEQLDQLKKEVSQMGERLEEKDFLSWTYRRSLGYGSSNCLSLIIKSKLEEALTNAKKHTSYRQKQLTNLHKCFVQVKECTERLKTSEKELQAIVDASSMLENDGDGVGFQDGQLANGRY